One part of the Chryseobacterium sp. 7 genome encodes these proteins:
- a CDS encoding ferric siderophore ABC transporter substrate-binding protein — MRSYTANRNEENKDRVKSALLSILIWAAILLFVFLYKLKPELDKDPEVVTTMLVNFGDNRNGKGIEEPAEQPGSLAAATEEVTPEPAETPVPETKTIVKPEPTPEAKKADVKEKVITGNNSKTTVPKKEESKKAEKKEATSTSASKNTKKSGAAISNSKTGNGDGKGNAAIGNLIKGRGTKAGSQGTGDGIGNAGDPLGGDGNGDSKVGIDRKLVGYIPGTMGRGGAQPSHSCTASGSITIAYTVDKAGNVVSARRSGGVSDPCVSSTSVAWVKKYVKAEKASTSSTGTYKITF; from the coding sequence ATGAGAAGCTATACAGCAAACAGAAACGAGGAAAACAAAGATAGAGTAAAGAGCGCCCTGCTTTCTATTCTTATTTGGGCTGCTATTCTGCTTTTTGTTTTTTTGTATAAATTAAAACCGGAACTAGATAAAGATCCTGAAGTGGTTACTACCATGCTGGTGAACTTCGGAGACAACAGAAACGGAAAAGGTATTGAAGAACCTGCCGAACAGCCGGGAAGCCTTGCCGCTGCAACAGAAGAAGTTACACCTGAGCCGGCAGAAACACCGGTTCCGGAAACAAAGACTATTGTGAAGCCGGAACCCACTCCGGAGGCTAAGAAGGCAGACGTTAAGGAGAAAGTTATCACAGGAAATAATTCAAAAACAACAGTTCCTAAAAAGGAAGAATCAAAAAAAGCTGAAAAGAAAGAAGCTACAAGTACAAGTGCTTCCAAAAATACTAAGAAGTCAGGAGCGGCAATATCCAATTCAAAAACAGGAAACGGAGACGGAAAAGGAAATGCAGCGATCGGAAATCTGATCAAAGGAAGAGGAACAAAAGCCGGAAGCCAGGGGACTGGTGATGGAATCGGAAATGCAGGAGATCCTTTAGGCGGAGACGGAAATGGAGACAGCAAAGTAGGAATAGACAGAAAATTGGTAGGCTATATCCCCGGGACAATGGGGAGAGGTGGAGCACAGCCTTCCCACAGCTGTACCGCAAGCGGATCCATTACCATTGCCTATACCGTAGATAAAGCAGGAAACGTGGTATCTGCAAGGAGATCGGGAGGAGTTTCAGATCCTTGTGTATCTTCTACATCAGTAGCCTGGGTAAAGAAATATGTTAAAGCAGAGAAAGCCAGCACTTCTTCCACCGGAACCTATAAAATTACCTTCTAA
- a CDS encoding CBS domain-containing protein, with translation MFIKDYISKDFPCFSLSDSIESARNMLEDFGYSHVFIKKSHHFYGALAMDFLYEEDGGTLKDLEHQIERFAILEDNNIMDSIRLFYTFTSNVIPVINKNEKYLGYITCEDVFQDLSRYPLFSETGAILTVETPARKYSMTEITNIVESNNSKFYGGFISFMSEEVVQVTIKISNENLASIDATFDRYDYRIVEKYYSDEKSDLFKDRFGFLQKFIEI, from the coding sequence ATGTTTATCAAGGACTATATCTCAAAAGACTTTCCGTGTTTTAGCCTGTCTGACTCCATCGAGTCAGCCAGAAATATGTTGGAGGATTTTGGATATTCCCATGTTTTCATCAAAAAATCCCATCACTTCTACGGAGCTCTTGCAATGGATTTTCTGTATGAGGAAGATGGAGGAACACTGAAGGATCTGGAACACCAGATTGAGCGCTTTGCCATTCTGGAAGACAATAATATTATGGACAGTATCCGTCTGTTTTATACTTTCACTTCCAATGTGATTCCGGTGATTAATAAAAATGAAAAATATCTGGGGTATATTACCTGTGAAGATGTTTTTCAGGATCTTTCCCGTTATCCTTTATTTTCAGAAACAGGAGCTATTCTTACAGTAGAAACTCCAGCCAGAAAATACTCTATGACGGAAATTACCAATATCGTAGAAAGCAATAACTCTAAATTTTACGGAGGATTTATAAGCTTTATGTCTGAAGAGGTAGTACAGGTCACCATAAAGATCAGCAATGAAAACCTTGCCTCAATAGACGCTACATTTGACCGGTACGACTACAGAATTGTTGAAAAATACTATTCTGATGAGAAATCCGATCTGTTTAAAGACCGTTTTGGGTTTTTACAAAAATTCATAGAAATATAA
- a CDS encoding nucleoside recognition domain-containing protein: protein MVLSRIWSAFIIIAIAIASIKYISSGHYKTIFNDMVVGKGGDTVKIASQPMNSLSPIVRDSLMKKNDFADNRIHYKTDSLKQNVNVYRVQEADGVIGTSETAVKICLGLIGIMTLFMGFMSIAEKAGGINLLSRLIQPFFSKLFPDIPKNHPAFGHMLMNFSANLLGLDNAATPFGLKAMESLQSLNPNKDTASNSQIMFLCLHAGGMTLIPVSIIAIRASMGSKTPTDIFLPCMIATFAATLAAMIIVSLYQKINLLRPVVIAYVGGISAVIALLVLYLVQLGKDELDDFSKVLSNGLILFIFLAIVLGAVYKKINVFDAFIEGAKEGFTTCVKIIPYLVGMLIAISLLRTSGVFDVIIDGMKWVANVANMDPRFVDGLPTALIKPLSGSGARGMMVDTMSTFGADSFQGKLAAVLQGSSDTTFYVIAVYFGAVAVKNTRYTVIAMLLADLVGVITAIALAYLFFA, encoded by the coding sequence ATGGTTCTCAGCAGAATTTGGTCGGCCTTCATTATTATCGCCATTGCCATTGCCAGTATAAAATATATTTCATCAGGTCACTACAAAACCATTTTCAATGATATGGTGGTGGGAAAAGGCGGTGATACGGTAAAGATTGCATCTCAGCCTATGAACAGCCTCTCTCCCATTGTCAGAGACAGTCTGATGAAAAAAAATGATTTTGCGGACAACAGAATTCATTATAAAACAGATTCTTTAAAACAAAATGTAAACGTTTACCGTGTTCAGGAAGCTGATGGAGTCATCGGAACCTCTGAAACTGCCGTGAAGATATGTTTGGGCCTAATCGGGATCATGACTTTGTTTATGGGATTCATGAGCATTGCTGAAAAAGCAGGTGGAATTAACCTTTTAAGCCGTTTGATCCAACCTTTCTTTTCCAAATTATTTCCGGATATTCCTAAGAACCACCCTGCATTTGGCCATATGCTGATGAACTTCAGTGCCAACCTTCTGGGATTAGATAATGCTGCGACTCCTTTTGGTTTAAAAGCCATGGAAAGTCTTCAAAGTTTAAATCCCAATAAAGATACCGCAAGCAATTCGCAGATTATGTTTCTGTGTCTTCATGCCGGCGGTATGACCTTAATTCCCGTTTCCATTATCGCTATCAGAGCGTCTATGGGCTCCAAAACACCTACAGACATTTTCTTGCCATGCATGATTGCTACTTTTGCCGCAACTTTAGCAGCGATGATCATTGTTTCTTTATATCAGAAAATCAATCTTCTTCGTCCTGTAGTGATTGCTTATGTAGGCGGAATTTCGGCGGTTATCGCTTTATTGGTGCTGTATCTTGTACAATTGGGTAAAGATGAACTGGATGACTTCAGTAAAGTACTGAGCAACGGTTTAATCCTTTTTATTTTCCTAGCGATTGTATTGGGTGCTGTTTATAAAAAAATCAACGTTTTTGATGCCTTTATTGAAGGAGCAAAAGAAGGTTTCACAACCTGTGTAAAGATTATTCCCTATCTGGTTGGGATGCTGATTGCGATTTCATTATTGAGAACTTCCGGTGTTTTTGATGTGATCATTGACGGAATGAAATGGGTAGCCAATGTTGCCAATATGGATCCGAGATTCGTGGACGGCCTTCCGACAGCATTAATCAAACCTTTATCCGGTTCCGGAGCAAGAGGAATGATGGTTGACACGATGTCGACATTCGGAGCAGATAGTTTTCAGGGGAAATTAGCAGCAGTTCTTCAAGGAAGCTCAGATACAACATTCTACGTGATCGCAGTCTATTTTGGCGCCGTAGCCGTTAAGAATACTAGATACACGGTAATTGCTATGCTTCTGGCCGATTTAGTAGGTGTTATTACTGCAATTGCATTAGCTTATCTATTCTTTGCTTAA
- a CDS encoding NAD kinase, protein MKAAIYSQKKDLDTFLYLSKFISELESRGVKSVLYDEMAEALQFSKIFETFNCKQDLLDKEVDLFFTFGGDGTIVNSLTFIEDLEIPVVGVNTGRLGFLAFFTKEEAFKELDSILKGEVKTSRRSVIEVVSPKLEGAFPYALNDVTVSRKETTSMITVDSYINDEFLNVFWGDGVIISTPTGSTAYSLSCGGPIISPNNENFVITPIAPHNLNVRPLVVNDKVEIKFRVESRVPQYSLSLDSRLIHIETDKEIIIKKAKFQLLLVQPNSLSFYETIRQKLLWGRDKRN, encoded by the coding sequence ATGAAGGCAGCCATATATTCTCAGAAAAAAGATCTTGATACTTTTTTATATTTAAGCAAGTTTATCTCTGAACTTGAAAGCAGAGGGGTAAAATCTGTTCTGTATGATGAAATGGCTGAAGCACTTCAGTTTTCAAAAATATTCGAAACTTTCAATTGTAAGCAGGATCTTCTGGATAAAGAAGTGGATCTGTTCTTCACTTTCGGTGGAGACGGAACCATTGTAAACTCTTTAACTTTCATTGAAGATCTTGAAATTCCTGTTGTAGGAGTCAATACCGGAAGACTTGGTTTTTTGGCTTTCTTTACTAAAGAAGAAGCCTTTAAAGAACTGGATTCTATTTTGAAAGGAGAAGTTAAAACAAGCCGCCGCTCTGTTATTGAAGTGGTTTCTCCAAAACTGGAAGGAGCATTTCCTTATGCTTTGAACGACGTTACGGTTTCCAGAAAAGAAACAACTTCCATGATTACTGTGGATTCCTACATCAATGATGAATTTTTGAATGTTTTCTGGGGTGATGGTGTCATCATTTCAACCCCTACAGGTTCTACCGCTTACTCTCTGAGCTGTGGGGGACCTATCATTTCGCCAAACAACGAAAACTTTGTGATCACTCCAATTGCTCCTCACAATCTGAACGTGAGACCTCTTGTAGTGAATGATAAAGTAGAAATAAAATTCCGGGTGGAAAGCCGTGTACCTCAATATTCACTTTCCTTAGACTCCCGACTGATTCATATAGAAACCGACAAGGAAATCATCATTAAAAAAGCAAAATTTCAGCTTCTTCTGGTGCAGCCGAACAGTTTAAGTTTCTATGAAACCATCCGTCAGAAGCTGCTTTGGGGCAGAGACAAAAGAAATTAG
- a CDS encoding toxin-antitoxin system YwqK family antitoxin — protein MKYMFLLFFSTSALITAQKPCGYKDGLQEGSCKEFYDNGQVKNTVEWKKGKLDGDAIFYHDNGKVLSKGEYKKGYKVKEWSYFDKNGVLTSKEAFRNGEKNIYDNSLTATFYSPAGKITEISNYKFNKLQGESRTFHEDGKSIKEIGQYDNGLATGKWKVLYPSGKLQRETEFANDKRNGSRVHYREDGSIEKTEVYKDGKLISTK, from the coding sequence ATGAAGTACATGTTTCTATTATTCTTTTCCACTTCTGCTCTGATCACGGCGCAGAAACCCTGTGGATATAAAGACGGATTACAGGAGGGATCCTGCAAAGAGTTTTATGATAACGGCCAGGTAAAAAATACGGTGGAATGGAAAAAAGGAAAACTGGACGGAGATGCCATTTTTTATCATGATAATGGAAAAGTACTGTCAAAAGGAGAATATAAAAAAGGATACAAAGTAAAAGAATGGTCCTATTTTGATAAAAACGGAGTGCTTACTTCCAAAGAAGCCTTCAGAAACGGAGAAAAGAATATTTATGACAATAGTCTTACGGCCACATTTTATTCTCCTGCGGGAAAAATAACTGAAATTTCCAATTATAAATTCAATAAATTACAGGGAGAAAGCAGAACCTTCCATGAAGACGGAAAATCAATAAAAGAAATAGGCCAGTATGATAATGGGCTTGCCACCGGAAAATGGAAAGTGCTTTATCCATCAGGAAAACTACAGCGCGAAACGGAATTCGCAAACGATAAAAGAAACGGAAGCAGGGTTCATTACCGTGAAGACGGGAGCATAGAAAAGACAGAGGTCTATAAAGACGGAAAATTAATCTCAACAAAATAA
- a CDS encoding DUF6973 domain-containing protein has protein sequence MRTFKIFFNTIRSMSFKKIMRLLSLVLPHPLFSLLSFYATVKAFTIAQKRFPKTASTNGIGNAFRHALWCCFIMMYCCKISSPKKALDFCKRITDMHEELFPNEPLETKMDLHNNKIGMDYFMELLPGIHRQFFEKSFFVDALIKKMEEAKVLKNLDDNFDGYLVYLEE, from the coding sequence ATGAGGACTTTTAAGATATTTTTCAATACCATCCGAAGTATGAGTTTTAAAAAGATTATGCGTCTTTTATCACTCGTTCTTCCCCATCCTCTTTTCTCTCTATTAAGTTTCTATGCTACGGTGAAAGCTTTTACCATAGCACAAAAAAGATTCCCTAAAACAGCCTCTACTAACGGAATTGGAAATGCTTTCAGACATGCTTTGTGGTGCTGCTTCATTATGATGTACTGCTGCAAAATTTCTTCTCCTAAAAAAGCGCTGGATTTCTGCAAAAGAATTACGGATATGCATGAAGAACTGTTCCCGAATGAACCTTTAGAAACCAAAATGGATCTCCACAACAACAAAATCGGAATGGATTATTTCATGGAGCTTTTACCGGGTATTCATCGTCAGTTTTTTGAAAAAAGCTTTTTTGTAGACGCATTAATCAAAAAAATGGAGGAAGCCAAAGTTCTGAAGAATCTGGATGACAATTTTGATGGTTATCTTGTTTATCTGGAAGAGTAA
- a CDS encoding cupin-like domain-containing protein, with protein MILENVDVVNDISKEDFQKNYFKKQKPLLIKNFASRWDAFDKWNLAYIREKAGDQEVPLYDNKPADAAKSSDAPVTHMKMKEYIDTIKSKPSDLRIFFYIITDRLPELLKNFTYPDLGIKFFKRLPTLFFGGSEAHVLMHYDVDLGDFMHIHFEGKKRILLFDQKQSPFLYKVPLSVHTVYEVDYENPDYEKFPALKHARGYEIFMEHGDTLFIPGAFWHFNRYLEPGFSLSLRALPNKPNVFANMLYHVFIMRYTDKLMRKLFKAKWVDYKQKWAYKKSSNALKKHMKAGK; from the coding sequence ATGATCCTCGAAAACGTAGATGTTGTAAATGATATCAGTAAAGAAGATTTTCAGAAAAATTATTTTAAAAAGCAAAAACCTCTTTTGATTAAGAATTTTGCCAGCCGATGGGATGCTTTTGACAAATGGAACCTGGCTTATATCCGCGAAAAAGCAGGAGATCAGGAAGTTCCGCTGTATGATAATAAACCGGCTGATGCTGCGAAGAGCTCTGATGCTCCGGTTACCCATATGAAAATGAAGGAGTATATTGATACCATTAAAAGTAAGCCTTCAGATCTTCGTATCTTTTTCTATATCATTACTGACAGGCTTCCCGAGCTGCTGAAAAATTTCACTTATCCGGATCTTGGTATCAAATTCTTTAAAAGACTGCCAACTTTATTCTTCGGAGGAAGTGAAGCTCATGTTTTGATGCATTATGATGTGGATCTGGGTGATTTCATGCATATTCATTTCGAAGGAAAGAAAAGAATCCTTTTGTTTGACCAGAAGCAATCTCCGTTTTTGTATAAAGTGCCTTTGTCTGTTCATACCGTTTACGAGGTAGATTATGAAAACCCTGATTACGAAAAATTTCCTGCCCTGAAACATGCCAGAGGATATGAAATTTTCATGGAGCATGGTGACACATTGTTTATTCCAGGTGCTTTCTGGCATTTCAATAGATATCTGGAACCTGGTTTTTCTCTTTCGCTGAGAGCGTTGCCCAATAAACCTAATGTTTTTGCCAATATGTTGTATCACGTTTTCATTATGAGATACACAGATAAACTGATGCGTAAGCTTTTCAAAGCAAAATGGGTGGATTACAAGCAGAAATGGGCCTATAAGAAAAGCTCAAATGCTTTGAAAAAACATATGAAAGCAGGAAAATAA
- a CDS encoding MotA/TolQ/ExbB proton channel family protein, whose protein sequence is MLLTELSQILFAQIATPAVATDNLEFSFWKIMFHGGAFAKIVMVTVLLLGVFSLYLFFERFFFIKRLTSKTDSNFMNNIEDFIKAGKIEAAADYCKTQNSPEGRILEKGISRLGRPVSDIVSAMESQAQVEVANMEKNLNLLAVVPSIAPMLGLLGTVIGMIIAFFNLSHATGSFSPKTLSEGIYTALGQTAVGLAVAIPANFCYNILLTRIDKFVLKAQNMSGEFLDLINKPL, encoded by the coding sequence ATGCTGTTAACGGAACTTTCTCAGATTTTATTTGCACAAATCGCTACACCCGCAGTTGCTACAGACAATTTAGAGTTTTCCTTCTGGAAGATCATGTTCCACGGAGGGGCTTTCGCTAAAATAGTGATGGTCACCGTATTGCTGTTGGGCGTATTTTCTCTATATCTGTTTTTTGAAAGATTTTTCTTTATCAAAAGACTCACTTCAAAGACAGATTCCAACTTTATGAATAATATTGAAGACTTTATTAAAGCTGGAAAAATAGAGGCAGCAGCAGATTACTGCAAAACACAAAACTCTCCGGAAGGAAGAATTTTAGAAAAAGGAATTTCAAGACTGGGACGTCCCGTTTCAGATATTGTAAGTGCTATGGAATCACAGGCACAGGTAGAGGTAGCCAATATGGAGAAAAACCTGAACCTTTTGGCCGTAGTACCAAGTATTGCACCCATGTTAGGACTTTTAGGAACGGTAATCGGGATGATTATCGCTTTCTTCAACCTATCCCATGCTACAGGATCTTTCTCTCCGAAAACACTTTCTGAAGGTATTTATACCGCTTTGGGACAGACCGCTGTAGGTTTGGCCGTGGCAATTCCTGCGAATTTCTGTTACAACATTCTTTTGACAAGGATTGATAAATTTGTACTGAAGGCACAGAATATGTCAGGAGAATTTTTAGACCTTATCAACAAACCTTTATAA
- a CDS encoding bestrophin family protein: MRVYNTKHFIKILFSLHKSDTLKILFPSMILVGLYSWGIQYLEVEYLHLTTKSGVSNVGMIHSLLGFVLSLLLVFRTNTAYDRWWEGRKLWGKLVNDTRNFAIKINTILGDNRQDVDQIARYLKYFPHFLAKHLSKESTRLALDEDYSEIESSLKHHGPSEIIILLSHKLNQLKKEGKVSEVEMLYLDTQLSGFLDVCGGCERIKNTPIPYSYSSFIKKFIILYVFALPIAYVITIGLFMIPLTVFVYYVLMSLELIAEEIEDPFNNDENDIPMETLAQNIEKNVHQIMNRK; this comes from the coding sequence ATGAGAGTCTACAATACCAAACATTTCATTAAAATTCTTTTTAGTTTACACAAAAGCGATACTCTAAAAATTCTTTTTCCAAGTATGATTCTTGTAGGGCTATATTCCTGGGGAATTCAATATCTGGAAGTGGAATATCTTCACCTTACGACTAAATCAGGAGTCAGCAATGTAGGAATGATTCACTCTCTGCTGGGCTTTGTCCTTTCCCTTTTATTGGTGTTCAGAACAAATACAGCCTATGACAGGTGGTGGGAAGGAAGAAAACTTTGGGGAAAATTGGTTAATGACACCCGAAACTTCGCCATAAAAATCAATACCATTTTGGGCGATAACCGTCAGGATGTTGACCAAATTGCAAGATATTTAAAATACTTTCCTCACTTTTTAGCCAAACATCTTTCAAAAGAATCTACAAGGCTCGCTTTGGATGAAGATTATTCTGAAATTGAAAGCTCTTTAAAACATCACGGGCCAAGCGAAATAATTATCCTGTTAAGCCATAAGCTGAATCAATTGAAAAAGGAAGGAAAAGTTTCTGAAGTTGAAATGTTATATTTAGACACCCAGCTTTCAGGGTTTCTGGATGTATGCGGAGGCTGCGAGAGAATCAAAAATACTCCGATCCCTTACTCTTACTCTTCTTTCATCAAGAAATTCATTATTTTGTATGTTTTTGCCCTGCCAATTGCATATGTTATTACGATAGGGCTTTTCATGATTCCACTAACGGTTTTTGTGTATTATGTACTGATGAGTCTTGAACTTATTGCAGAGGAAATTGAAGATCCGTTCAATAATGATGAAAATGACATTCCTATGGAAACCTTAGCTCAGAATATTGAGAAGAATGTTCATCAGATTATGAACAGAAAATAA
- a CDS encoding ExbD/TolR family protein: MKIQRRNKANPEFSLAAMTDVILLMLIFFMITSSAANQSAIDVNLPKAGAVDDNIPNPLTVSIKPDGSFFVDDNPANKGELEQIIVDKLANQTNKSFTIRADENTLHKDVVFVMEIAEKHKFNIAIATVKDK, from the coding sequence ATGAAAATTCAAAGAAGAAATAAAGCGAACCCGGAGTTCAGTTTAGCAGCGATGACAGACGTTATCCTGTTGATGCTGATTTTCTTTATGATCACCTCTTCTGCAGCCAATCAAAGTGCTATTGATGTGAATCTGCCGAAAGCCGGAGCTGTTGATGACAATATACCTAATCCTTTAACGGTAAGTATCAAGCCAGACGGATCATTCTTTGTAGATGATAATCCGGCAAATAAAGGAGAACTGGAACAGATTATTGTAGATAAATTAGCAAACCAGACTAACAAATCATTTACGATAAGAGCGGACGAAAATACATTGCATAAGGACGTTGTTTTTGTGATGGAAATTGCTGAAAAACATAAATTTAATATTGCGATTGCAACGGTTAAAGATAAATAA
- the accD gene encoding acetyl-CoA carboxylase, carboxyltransferase subunit beta has protein sequence MAFDWFKRKAKNITTSTDEKKDVPKGLWHQTPSGKVVEHDELKRNNYVSPEDGFHVRIGSAEFFDILFDGGKFTELDANVESIDILNFKDTKPYKDRLKEVKAKTKLTDSIRNAVGTVKGTEMVVSCMDFAFIGGSLGSVMGEKIRRAVDYCIANKLPYMIICQSGGARMQEATYSLMQLAKVQAKLAQLSEAGLLYIAYLCDPTFGGITASFAMTADIIMAEPGALIGFAGPRVIRETIGRDLPEGFQTSEFLQEKGFVDFIVKRTEIQDTVAKTVNLLAVKA, from the coding sequence ATGGCATTCGACTGGTTTAAAAGAAAAGCAAAAAACATTACCACTTCTACTGATGAGAAAAAGGACGTTCCCAAAGGGCTTTGGCATCAGACTCCATCCGGAAAAGTAGTGGAACATGATGAACTGAAGAGAAATAACTATGTTTCTCCTGAAGACGGATTTCATGTAAGAATAGGAAGTGCAGAATTTTTTGACATCCTTTTTGACGGTGGTAAATTTACCGAACTGGATGCCAATGTTGAAAGTATTGATATCTTAAATTTCAAAGATACAAAGCCTTACAAAGACCGTTTGAAAGAAGTAAAAGCTAAAACAAAGCTTACAGATTCTATCAGAAATGCGGTAGGAACTGTAAAAGGAACTGAAATGGTAGTTTCTTGTATGGATTTTGCTTTCATTGGTGGATCTTTGGGCTCTGTAATGGGGGAAAAGATCAGAAGAGCAGTAGATTACTGTATCGCAAACAAACTTCCGTATATGATTATCTGTCAGTCCGGAGGAGCGAGAATGCAGGAAGCTACGTACTCTTTGATGCAGCTGGCAAAAGTTCAGGCTAAATTAGCTCAGCTTTCTGAAGCCGGACTTTTATACATCGCTTATCTTTGTGACCCTACATTTGGAGGAATTACCGCTTCTTTTGCTATGACTGCCGATATCATTATGGCAGAGCCGGGCGCACTGATCGGTTTTGCAGGACCAAGAGTAATCCGTGAAACAATTGGTAGAGATCTACCGGAAGGATTCCAGACATCTGAATTTTTACAGGAAAAAGGATTTGTAGATTTCATTGTAAAAAGAACTGAAATTCAGGATACTGTAGCAAAAACAGTTAATTTATTAGCTGTAAAAGCATAG
- the fbaA gene encoding class II fructose-bisphosphate aldolase yields the protein MSRIFPAGVATGQLVTDIFQHAKENKFALPAVNVIGSSNINAVMETAAKLNAPVIIQFSNGGAMFNAGKGLNNDGQRAAVLGSIAGAKHIHTLAEAYGATVILHTDHCAKKLLPWIDGLMDANEDFYKQTGKSLYSSHMLDLSEESLEENLEISAQYFERMAKLQMTLEVEIGVTGGEEDGVDNSDVDNSKLYTQPEDIAYTYEKLKAISDNFTIAAAFGNVHGVYKPGNVVLTPKILDNSQKYVQEKFGTAAKPINFVFHGGSGSTLEEIREAIDYGVIKMNIDTDLQFAYTEGVRDYMVNNIDYLRAQIGNPEGEEKPNKKFYDPRVWVRKGEETFSTRLVKAFEDLNNVDTLK from the coding sequence ATGAGCAGAATTTTTCCGGCAGGAGTTGCCACAGGTCAGTTAGTTACTGATATTTTTCAGCATGCTAAAGAAAATAAATTTGCATTACCTGCAGTAAACGTAATTGGATCAAGCAACATTAACGCTGTGATGGAAACTGCAGCGAAATTGAACGCTCCTGTCATTATCCAGTTTTCAAACGGTGGAGCTATGTTCAACGCAGGAAAAGGATTAAACAACGACGGACAAAGAGCTGCCGTTTTAGGATCTATCGCCGGAGCAAAACATATCCACACTCTTGCTGAAGCTTACGGAGCAACAGTAATTTTACACACAGACCACTGTGCAAAGAAATTACTTCCTTGGATTGACGGATTAATGGATGCTAACGAAGATTTCTACAAGCAGACAGGAAAATCTCTTTATTCTTCTCACATGTTAGATCTTTCTGAAGAATCTTTAGAAGAAAACCTTGAGATTTCAGCTCAGTATTTCGAAAGAATGGCTAAGCTTCAGATGACTCTTGAAGTAGAAATCGGGGTAACTGGTGGTGAAGAAGATGGTGTTGACAACTCAGACGTTGATAACTCTAAATTATATACTCAGCCAGAAGATATCGCTTATACTTATGAGAAATTAAAAGCAATTTCTGATAACTTCACAATTGCTGCCGCTTTCGGTAACGTACACGGAGTTTACAAGCCAGGAAACGTAGTTCTTACTCCAAAAATCCTTGACAATTCTCAGAAATATGTTCAGGAGAAATTCGGAACAGCTGCTAAGCCTATCAACTTTGTATTCCACGGAGGTTCAGGATCTACTTTGGAAGAGATCAGAGAAGCTATCGACTACGGAGTAATCAAAATGAATATCGACACTGACCTTCAGTTTGCCTACACAGAAGGAGTAAGAGATTATATGGTAAACAACATCGACTATTTAAGAGCTCAAATCGGAAACCCTGAAGGAGAAGAAAAACCTAACAAGAAATTCTATGACCCAAGAGTTTGGGTAAGAAAAGGTGAGGAAACATTCTCTACAAGATTAGTGAAAGCATTTGAAGATTTAAATAACGTAGATACTTTAAAATAA